Proteins co-encoded in one Octopus sinensis linkage group LG6, ASM634580v1, whole genome shotgun sequence genomic window:
- the LOC115212887 gene encoding histone-lysine N-methyltransferase SETMAR-like, with amino-acid sequence MKNICEVYPDAVKAHTCQLWFKRFKDGNCDMSDKSHIGRQPTLNDDLLNETIVSDPHQSTRDLVQKLNVLCSAIHKHLKQIEKTYKERIWTPHEAMFEDQTQCPTICS; translated from the coding sequence AtgaaaaacatttgtgaagtgtATCCAGATGCAGTGAAAGCTCATACATGTCAGCTGTGGTTTAAAAGATTTAAAGATGGCAATTGTGACATGTCTGACAAATCTCACATAGGAAGACAACCCACTTTGAATGATGACCTTTTGAATGAGACTATTGTATCAGATCCACATCAAAGCACCAGAGATTTGGTGCAAAAATTGAATGTGTTATGTTCAGCTATCCACAAACATTTAAAGCAAATTGAGAAAACATACAAAGAGAGAATCTGGACTCCACATGAGGCTATGTTTGAGGACCAAACTCAATGTCCCACCATCTGTAGCTGA